A stretch of the Nerophis ophidion isolate RoL-2023_Sa linkage group LG27, RoL_Noph_v1.0, whole genome shotgun sequence genome encodes the following:
- the LOC133544055 gene encoding homeodomain-interacting protein kinase 1-like, translated as MPVKTWLGKVLPSSHSSVRNQRMECSTLPVTVECQISSPTCEYKMEEVLGAGSFGEVVQCRKLSSGETVALKVIKDSSKMEEAKDEERVLIELKARGSDRYNIVNWNDSFTFQGQFCLEFEKLDMNLHQLLKCRLPLSLMEIRPVLQQFLKSVGIVHCDLKPDNIMVVDHLQLPLKVKVIDFGLALHTSELSRGTTVQSMWYRCPEVLLGHECNEAIDVWSLGCIAVELLLGHSLFDGCDEYSMLSQINTMLGKLPASLLNAGIFTSCFFRKKAKKWRLKNRAEIITAYDGTQPLNKLSDLLEARFVRPINCTDEDRRAMQCDLEIFVDLVASMLLMSPQKRARPCQILEHKFISMSHFDGKFPNSA; from the exons ATGCCTGTAAAGACATGGCTCGGAAAGGTTTTGCCCTCTTCCCACTCCAGTGTCAGGAACCAGAGGATGGAGTGTTCCACTTTACCAGTGACGGTTGAGTGCCAGATCTCCTCTCCCACCTGTGAATACAAAATGGAGGAGGTTTTAGGGGCTGGGTCCTTTGGCGAGGTGGTCCAGTGCAGAAAGCTGTCGTCGGGCGAGACCGTGGCTTTGAAGGTGATCAAGGACAGCAGCAAGATGGAGGAGGCCAAGGATGAG GAACGTGTTTTGATCGAGCTGAAAGCACGGGGCTCGGACCGGTACAACATAGTCAACTGGAACGACTCCTTCACCTTCCAGGGGCAGTTTTGTCTGGAGTTTGAGAAACTTGACATGAACCTTCATCAGCTGCTCAAGTGTCGCCTGCCTCTGTCCTTGATGGAGATCCGGCCAGTTCTTCAGCAG TTCCTGAAGAGTGTGGGGATTGTCCACTGCGATCTGAAGCCGGACAACATCATGGTGGTGGACCACCTGCAGTTGCCCCTGAAGGTGAAAGTCATCGACTTTGGCTTGGCTCTACATACGTCAGAACTGTCTCGGGGCACGACGGTGCAGAGCATGTGGTACCG ATGTCCCGAAGTACTGCTGGGACACGAGTGCAATGAGGCCATCGATGTATGGTCTCTGGGCTGCATCGCCGTGGAGCTGCTGCTTGGTCATTCCCTGTTTGACGGCTGTGATGAGTACAGCATG CTGTCACAGATCAACACCATGCTGGGAAAACTGCCAGCCAGCCTCCTCAACGCGGGAATATTCACATCGTGCTTCTTCCGCAAGAAAGCCAAAAAATGGAGATTGAAG AACCGGGCCGAAATTATCACAGCTTATGACGGCACTCAACCTTTAAACAAACTTTCAGATCTCTTAGAG GCTCGTTTTGTGCGACCAATCAACTGCACCGATGAGGACCGGCGCGCAATGCAGTGTGACCTGGAGATCTTTGTGGATCTAGTCGCGTCGATGCTTCTGATGTCACCGCAAAAACGGGCCCGACCTTGTCAAATTCTGGAGCACAAATTCATTTCCATGAGCCACTTTGATGGCAAATTCCCAAACAGTGCTTAG